One window from the genome of Nicotiana sylvestris chromosome 9, ASM39365v2, whole genome shotgun sequence encodes:
- the LOC138877226 gene encoding uncharacterized protein encodes MRDHIIEEDYELWDIVIDGPLATTKKNAKGVDVSKTRAGCTTEDLKKWKNNAKAKKWLVCGLGPDEYSKIQRCCTTSKEIWDTLQAAHEGTSQVKRSRGTLLYCQYENFTMKKEDQVEKILSRVLPVTWESKITAFQESKNIATLKLDELIGNLTAYGLRRQTMKMDAPKKERSMALRIAEGAKLEDDEMTMITRDFKKYLIRGKGSSRGATFNKPMAPEKQTSEGCNKCGKTNQ; translated from the exons atgagagacCACATCATAGAAGAAGACTATGAACTTTGGGACATTGTTAttgatggtcccctggctaccaCAAAGAAGAATGCTAAAGGAGTGGACGTGTCAAAGACGAGAGCTGGCTGTACtactgaagatttgaagaaatggaaaaataatgccaaggccaagaaatggcttgtgtgtggactaggtccagacgaGTATAGCAAAATTCAAAGATGTTGTACTACTTCTAAGGAGATCTGGGACACTCTACAAGCGGCCCATGAAGGAACttctcaagtaaagagatcaagaggaacactactGTATtgtcaatatgagaatttcaccatgaagaaag aagaccaggttgagaaaatcttgtcAAGGGTCTTGccagtaacttgggaaagcaaaatcactgcttttcaggaatcaaagaacattgctactctcaagttggatgagctgattggaaatctcactgcctatggactgagaaggcaaaccatgaagatggatgcacccaagaaggaaagaagtatGGCTCTtagaatagctgaaggtgcaaaattagaggatgatgaaatgactatgatcacaagggatttcaagaagtacctaatcagaggaaagggttcttcaagaggtgcaaccttcaacaaaccaatgGCCCCTGAAAAACAGACCAGTGAAGGCTGcaacaaatgtggtaagactaaccaatga